The following are encoded together in the Bradysia coprophila strain Holo2 unplaced genomic scaffold, BU_Bcop_v1 contig_94, whole genome shotgun sequence genome:
- the LOC119085090 gene encoding FK506-binding protein 4-like — MNLSCIVLISLACLVLTSYASPIQIVEAHPTESKSDLTLTNTIAGRQTAAAAVPAVPAAVDDDDDDDDEDDIEDALDDDDDDDDEEGGAADDDDDDDDDYLERFFDDILGDDDDDDDDDVSPSTGQVQQPAQQPSAPTAVADEVAGGDYPAGDVDAVYDDDQQVEDNGVQVLDTAPGDTVKEPSETVSAVAAPATPIGAVNVAAAEEEEDDEEDEIEDALDVDDDDDDEDDDDDDEDDLIGDDVIEARGARGLKDNSVPVPDILINKYNRFVDGIFGRINKILKRSYDPVSVRLSTGETKTKKTKTTTKKRKTTTRTKTSQKSRTASPINQSEIDQNKNDAPRVDRNLREVEQPIAVGIPETFLTTSSKDVPSETRTVSSKKTTEKRVTKRTKTKSKTKQATKKQAEREGAHGVLYGLSTLTRQGNVRVNAVADYTTVKSNFVLGPLVLKVEKAFGRGAKRELKSATATTTEMIGRINLRIVNGAATLHSIKVQQPKQVQVDSADNHDKTRKFVWKKSSHIAQVVSQQLTAAARSMLQPPPSTN; from the exons ATGAATCTTTCATGCATCGTGCTGATATCGCTAGCTTGTCTAGTGTTGACGTCATATGCCTCGCCCATTCAAATTGTTGAAGCCCATCCAACCGAATCAAAATCAGATTTAACGCTAACAAATACGATAGCTGGTCGTCAAACAGCAGCAGCTGCAGTGCCAGCAGTTCCCGCAGCTGtggacgatgatgatgacgatgacgaCGAAGATGATATTGAGGATGCTTTAGACGATGATGATG ATGATGACGATGAGGAAGGCGGTGCtgctgatgatgatgacgatgacgaCGATGATTATTTGGAACGATTTTTCGATGATATTTTAGGCG ATgatgacgacgacgacgatgaCGATGTAAGTCCATCGACTGGCCAAGTCCAGCAACCTGCTCAACAACCCTCAGCTCCAACTGCCGTAGCCGACGAAGTTGCTGGTGGCGACTATCCAGCTGGTGATGTTGATGCAGTCTACGATGACGATCAACAAGTCGAAGACAATGGTGTCCAAGTGTTAGATACAGCACCGGGCGATACAGTAAAGGAACCAAGTGAAACAGTGTCAGCTGTTGCAGCGCCAGCAACACCAATCGGTGCTGTTAATGTTGCTGCTGCTGAAGAAGAAGAGGACGATGAAGAAGATGAAATTGAGGATGCTCTTGATGTTGACG atgacgatgatgatgaagacGATGACGATGACGATGAAGATGATCTGATTGGAGACGATGTGATTGAAGCTAGAGGTGCAC GTGGTCTGAAAGACAATTCAGTTCCGGTACCCGATATCTTGATCAATAAGTACAATCGATTTGTTGACGGTATCTTTGGACGTATCAATAAAATACTGAAGCGATCGTATGATCCAGTTAGTGTTCGTCTCTCAACGGGTGAAACCAAAACTAAAAAGACTAAAACCACAACAAAGAAGAG aaaaacaaccACACGCACCAAAACTAGTCAGAAATCTCGTACAGCATCCCCCATCAATCAATCTGAGAtcgatcaaaataaaaatgatgcACCTCGCGTAGACCGAAATCTAAGGGAAGTTGAACAACCCATTGCCGTCGGTATTCcagaaacatttttgacaACATCGTCCAAGGACGTACCATCAGAAACCCGAACAGTTTCCTCGAAAAAAACCACTGAAAAACGAGTGACCAAGCGTACGAAAACGAAATCGAAGACGAAACAAGCAACAAAAAAGCAAGCCGAACGAGAAGGTGCCCATGGTGTTTTGTATGGTCTATCTACCCTCACCAGACAAGGGAATGTTCGGGTAAATGCCGTGGCTGATTATACAACCGTTAAAAGTAATTTCGTTTTGGGCCCGTTGGTTCTGAAAGTGGAAAAAGCATTCGGCCGGGGTGCCAAGCGTGAATTAAAAAGTGCTACAGCAACAACAACCGAAATGATTGGCCGAATTAATTTAAGAATTGTTAACGGAGCAGCAACGCTTCATTCGATTAAAGTTCAACAACCGAAACAG GTGCAAGTAGATAGTGCCGACAATCACGATAAGACGAGaaagtttgtatggaaaaagaGCTCGCATATTGCTCAAGTGGTTTCACAACAATTAACTGCTGCTGCACGATCAATGTTACAGCCACCACCGAGTACAAATTAG
- the LOC119085095 gene encoding lipase 3-like, with translation MHFGYLLSATFLTCLEPWLIGARGVKNPLLKTMCNLKTDQLIKYYGYDAERHEVTTEDGYILTIFRCNSKNSTQQSKPPVIVQHGILVSSDDFCISPPGQSLAYVLADSGYDVWLANSRGNVYSRRHKTKDPNSWSGDFWNFSWLEMGIYDHPAVIDYILYKTGHSKLYYLGHSQGTTNLLVLLSERPEYNQKIYAASLMAPAVYFSHMEVLTSILALVPAAVNYLESIPNTEVFPRDRLFTEDFNTFCTDNLAFCDLWLDLITGPSENQRNETMMPIFMCHNPSGTSLRQIVHYYQTIKFGTFAKYKNGKEIPSDFELSRITAPISLHMSVSDMLTKLSDGLKLVPKLNNSEVFVHIINGTKLNHVDFAWGMNSAKIVYSEIIKFFRKHQN, from the exons atgcattttgGTTATCTACTCTCTGCAACATTCTTAACGTGCTTAGAACCATGGCTGATCGGTGCACGGGGAGTAAAGAATCCACTCCTAAAAACTATGTGCAATTTGAAAACG GATCAACTCATCAAATATTATGGCTATGATGCTGAGAGACATGAAGTAACCACCGAAGACGGATACATTTTAACGATTTTCCGGTGCAATTCGAAAAACTCAACGCAACAATCAAAGCCTCCCGTTATTGTTCAGCACGGTATCTTGGTGTCATCTGATGATTTCTGCATAAGTCCACCGGGTCAGTCTTTAG CATATGTCTTGGCAGATAGCGGCTACGACGTTTGGTTGGCTAATTCACGGGGAAATGTTTATTCTCGCAGGCACAAAACAAAAGATCCGAATAGTTGGTCGGgtgatttttggaatttttcatGGCTGGAAATGGGCATTTACGACCATCCCGCTGTTATCGATTACATCCTGTACAAAACAGGACACTCGAAATTGTATTACTTGGGACATTCACAAGGAACTACAAATTTGCTAGTTTTGCTATCTGAACGGCCGGAATATAATCAGAAAATATATGCAGCCAGTCTAATGGCACCAGCGGTGTACTTTTCTCACATGGAAGTACTCACCAGTATTTTGGCGTTGGTACCGGCGGCAGTTAATTACTTAgaa TCCATACCCAACACAGAGGTTTTTCCGAGAGACCGTTTGTTTACGGAGGATTTTAATACATTTTGCACGGACAATTTGGCGTTCTGTGACTTATGGCTAGATCTGATCACCGGACCGAGTGaaaaccaaagaaatgag ACAATGATGCCGATTTTTATGTGCCACAACCCGAGTGGAACGTCATTGAGACAGATCGTCCATTATTACCAAACGATTAAATTTGGTACTTTCGCGAAATACAAAAACGGGAAGGAAATTCCATCGGATTTCGAACTTTCACGGATTACAGCGCCCATTAGCCTGCACATGTCTGTGAGTGATATGCTCACTAAATTGTCCGATGGACTAAAGCTTGTGCCCAAACTAAACAACAGTGAAGTTTTCGTGCATATTATCAATGGCACTAAACTCAATCACGTCGACTTCGCATGGGGAATGAACTCAGCCAAAATAGTTTATTCGGaaatcataaaattctttcggaaacatcaaaattaa